Below is a window of Chitinispirillales bacterium ANBcel5 DNA.
AACTCATCCGATATGGGTGCAAGAATAACATTCAATGCCGGGCTTTCTGATGCTGACATATACCTTGACAATGTAAGCCTCGATATTCATGACCCAAGTTCAGTAAGAGATAATTTCAGACAATCCCATATCGCGCAAAACTTTTCTGTAAGCAGACGAGGCAATAGCATCGTTGCAGATTTGGTTATTGTTGAGCCACAAAGCTCTACCCTTAGACTTTATAATGCATCGGGACGTCTTGTTGCTGATCTGAGTTCAGAATTAAGAACCAAAAAGGCAGGAAGAAACAGTATCACAATCAATAAAAAACTCGGTTCCGGTTTATACCTGATTCGCTATTTTGATGGAAACAATACTATGACCGGTTCATTGCGTCACGTTCGTGGCACAGTGAGCAGATAGACTTCAATGTTTTCCTGCAGAAGAAAGAACTCTTCTGCAGGTTACTGATTCACTTATTAATTGTATTAACATGTAGCTTTGAAGTAAATTTCTTAGATCACCTTATTCCAGTTATATAAAGATGAAAAATTCCAATCCGGCAATCACCAAAGCGTCAAACTACCTCAATACCATGCTTCAAAAAGGGGTGTGGAAACCTGGAGATAAACTGCCCAGTATCAGAATGCTGGCTAAATCTGCAGGGGTTAGTCCTGTTCCGATGTGGCGAGCCGTTAATAGCCTCGCAGATGATGGAACATTGGAAGTAATCCAGGGTAGTGGAGTAAGGGTGAAGCCCTATCCTGAAGAACCCAGTGCGCAAATCAGAAAGGGGTGGGTCGGACTGCGGGATCGCATTCATAAAGATATACTTTGTGGCTTTTACCCACCTGATAGCCTTATGCCTACTTTAAAGGAGATGAGGGTGCATTACGGTGTCAGTTTCCGTACCTTAAAAAAAGCACTGGACAATCTTGAGGGTTCGGGCAGTATTACCCAGGAATTCAGGACCTACCGTGTCGTATCATTCTCATCCCAAAAAGCTACCGCCAAAATTGTACTGCTTGGGTGGTGCCATCCCCAGGTTGAGATGCAGACCAGAACCCCCTGGGGAGAAGAGTTTCTAAGAACTTGTGAAAACTTGTGCTCAGGAATGCGACTAAATCTCTGCATCTATAACTATAGCCTGGAAAATGGTGTTCTACTATATAAAGATCAGGAAGGTAATAAATCAAGCATTTTAAATACCGATGATACTGTTGTAGGGTATCTTCTCTGGGCACAAAGTCCCGATGAACTTTATCGGGAAGTTATAAGCCGCCTCAACCATTTTAAAAAACCGGTTGCGGTACTCCAGGAGGGATCACAACTTCGAGTTTCTGACCTCCTCAAGCACAATCGCTCAATGAAAATCTTCTCAATAGCCACAGGTACCAAAGCTGCCCAGAACGTTGCAACATTTCTCGTTGAAAATGGTCACAAAAAAATAGCCTACATTTCTCCCTTTCATAAAAGTGACTGGTCTAAAGCTCGCTACCACGGACTCCAGGAGATTTATAGTCGTTTAGGTTCAGATGGTAATGTTTACCCATTTACTATCGACAGCTACGGTCTCAGCCATGAATTCAGAGACGCGATAAAACACCCGGATCAAATTTTAAAAGAAATAATGCCAACCCTCACTCATAACAGTTTTCCTGAACGAATGATCAGCTCGATTTATAAAATGGGCCCCACAATTCACAGAAAAATGGAAGTTGAGGTGGTACGGGCTTTCATGCAACCTCTGCTAACTAAAGCCCTTCAAAATGAAGACTGCACAGCCTGGGTCTGTGCCAGCGACTACGCCGCATTCATTGCAATGGATTTTCTGGATCAGAACAATAAAAAAATCGCCTTAATTGGATTTGATGACACATTTGAAGCTTTCAGGCGTGGCCTCACATCTTATAACTTTAACATCCGTGGATTGGTGCAGGCGATGCTTTCCTACATTATCAACCCAAGCTCCGAAAGTATTACCAAAAGTTCAGGTGCTTTTGAAATAGAAGGGATGCTGGTAAAGCGCAGAACAAGTTTTAAAGTATAACACCACTAGCCTTAAGCGCAACTACGCAATTTGAGTTCCGCGGGATAGGGATTAAAATAGTACTGTCGTTCAAGGTAGCTTTTATTATACTTTTCAATGTAATGATTCAGCAATGTCAATGGTACTATAAGCGGTACCAGAGTACGGTGATACAGCACAATCAACTCATTTAGCTCCCGTTTCTCTTCACCACTAAGCTCTTTTTTAAAGTATCCAGCAATGTGGTATAATACATTAACGTGTTTGTTTACGCTTGCTTGGGTATCAAGGATATCCATAACCTTACCTATGTACTCCTTAGAAAGCAGTGTAATATCCCTGTTTCCCCCATTGGCCACCAAACTACCAAGTTCTCTGGCTTTAACAGGGCTATGTGCCATAAAAATGAGCTTATGATCAGCATGCCACTCTGTTATCGCATGCATTGTAAGAGGTTTGGCTGTAAGCTCCAGCCATCGTGCATAGATAAATACCCTTTCAACAAAACTTTCCCTTATCTGGCTGTTATGAAGGCGCCCCTCGTCTTCTTTTGGAAGGATCGGAAATGATGAGCTGAAGCTGGAGGCAAATACTCCTGCACTTTTTCGTCTAACCACCGCTCCCTTACAATAAATTTTTGTGTCCCTAAGCCCACAGCTTGGAGACTTACATTTAAATATAAATCCACACAAATCTTGTGTCGCCAACCACTCCTTTTTTTGATTGCTCCATTTTGCTATCTGCTCGGTTAAATCCTCTCCATCTTTTCTCCTTACGCGACTGCCACTCTTTGTTTCAAGTAAAAACATTCTTTCCCTTGGAACTCCAAGCCCGCATTCCACTTCAGGACAAACCGGTATCCATTGCACAAATCTGCCAAGTGTATCACGAAGATACCTATCAAGTTTGTGGTTACCATCATACCTTACCTTTTGGCCCAGCAGGCAGGCACTAATACCCAATCTGATCAGGGGCAAACGTTTTTCTTCCACCTCTCCTCCTCAGCGGCAAAACTAAAATTAACTAATCAAAACTATGCCAAAAAAAGAGAACAGGAAAATTTAATTGTTACTTCAGGCAAACTCACATTATTCAATCAATATATCCCACAGGATGGCTTAGCAGCACCACCTGAGAGTCTTTGAGATTTAGACGCCTATGAAGCGCCTCAGCATCAAGCATTCCAATTACAACTGTTCCCATTCCGTTTCCAGAACAGAAAAGTGAGATGTTCTGAGAAACAATTCCGGCATGCATTGCTGCATACTGAGCGTGTTCGGCTTCATTGCCACGAGAGTAGCGGGACATATCCGAAACAATAAGTACCGTAACGGGTGCAGTACCCACAAAGCCCTGTATTCCAGCTTCTGATCGTATGTCACCCCTAAGCACAGGATCAAGTACATTAGCAAATGCATCGTAATGATAAACACCATCTTCTGTGAAGATATAGAGATCGATATCCTGAACATTGAATGCCGTTGGAGCTGTGCGTTTTCCCTCTTCGGGACGGTTTACACCATTGGCAGCCCACAGCAAATCACTTATGTCCTGATCACTCAGTTCCCTGTCACTCCACTGACGAACAGATCTTCTCTGGGCCAAAGCCTGCATTATCGCCTCTCCCCTCTCTGTATCGGGTGTATTAAGCTCTATTGGTTCCAAATCCTGTGCAAAGAGGGAACCTGTCATGATAATACTTACCAGTATGGTTAAAGCACCTAACTTCATAAAACTCACTTCCTTTCATAAAAAGTATTTCCCTTAAAAATGGTTACCATCCATATTTGCAAGGCAATAACAACCAGAACGGTTAGTTTTACCCCCAAAAGCACCAGAGAATTTGGCAATGGATGGCTTCCTATTTTAACACAAATATATGCTTTGGGCGTTTCAGAGAGATTATTGAAAAAAAAATTGGCTTGTTCACTATTTAGATGTTATATTTGAGCTATGAATTACAAAAAATGGCTTAAATCTGGCAAACAAACAAAAAAGCACTACCTTCTGCCTGTTTTTATATTGCTATTAAGCACATTCCCTGCTTTATGTTGTGATAGTGCCAAAGAGAATAACCATTGTTCGGAGAGGGTAGAGTGTTGCTCTCAACAACAGTGTTGTCATTTCCAGAACGACTCCAGTTGTATATCCTGCTCAAAACACAATGATACCTCTGAGAGTACAAAAATTGATACACAACACCATGCTTACATTTTGCATTCCTCAGCCAAACTCACTGAAGACTTTTGTAGTGCTTATTGCTTTTCTGCACTAATATCACAGTCACCGATTAATTCACACAATATATCCCTCCATATACCATTTACAATCCTCTTGATTTGATACCTTCAGCTTCCTTCTACAGTAGTAGTTGTAGTTCTGGTTTACAAAAAGTCGATAATTTCAACTTGTAAGAGAATCACTATTATACTTATAGGTCATGTGTATTAGTGTACTTACCATTTCTTCAGAGGAAAAAAATGAAAAACTCAATACCTTTATTAAAAAAATACAAATTTTTAGCACTCATTTTGATAATAGCACTATCTTCATTTGTTTATTTATTTGCTGGCTCTTCAAAGCAAACCGAGCATTACGGAGAATCGGTTCCTGCCGATGCAGAAGTGGTCGCACTCAGTGACATTATTTCAGACCCCGACCAGTATCATGACAAAAAAGTGGTGATGGAAGGTGTGCTAACCGGACAGTGTGCATCTCTGTGTAAGTTCAATTACAGTGAGGGCAATGATGTAACAGTAGTTCACCTCAGCGGTTTCAAAGCACCACGGTTAGCAGTAGGTACAAGGGTAAGAATTTACTCCCGAATTACCGCTGGTGAAAATCGCTTTGTAATAACAACCACCGGTCTTGAATTACTGTAAGGAGCGTTAATCATGAATTTTTTCAGTTTAGCAATAAACAACATAAAACGTAGTCCGGTTCGGGCAATACTTACCGCTATGAGTGTATTGGTTTCTGCAGCGACATTAATCATAGTTCTGTCACTGGACAAGGGTTACTCTTCGGCAGTAAGTAATGATTTGCGAGAAAATACCGGCATTCATCTTTTTGTAACCCGTGAAGGATGTCCCATTGAAGCAGCATCTGTTATTGCTCAGGGCGGATTAAGCCCTGTCTATGTGGATGAGACATTAGTAGACAAGATAAGACAGGTTCCAAATGTGGAGGATGTCTTACCATTTAAACTATTTGCTATCACTACCGATGACGGCATGCGTACAGATATTTTCATGGGAGTTACTGAATCTATTCTAGAAATCAGACCAGATTGGAAAATTGCAAGGGGTGGTTGGTTTGAAGAGGAAAACTCTGTTATCCTTGGTGCTGAGGTGGCCCTTATCGAACAGCTTGGGATAGGTGACCGCATGTATTCCGAACATTTTGATAAGGAGTTTGTAGTAAGTGGTATTCTTGAAAGCAATCTGACACAGGATGATGGTGCCTTTTTTCTCCCACTCCAAAGTTCTTTGGAACTGGTAAACAGAAAAGGGAGACTTTCTGCAATAGCAATTAAACTCAATGACATTTCCTACATGGACCAAACACGCAGTGAACTGCAGGCAATGGTTCCGGAAGAATACTACATAGTAGGTTCCAAGGAGCTTAGTGATGGAATTCTTCAGTTCTTTGGATCTACACGGGTAATAATGTTTGTTATGGTATTGGTAGCGTTTATTATTGCCGTTTTTGGAATAATTAACACTATGCTCATGTCGGTGCTTGAGCGAAAAAAGGAGATCGCCTATCTTAAGTGTGTAGGTGCAGGAAGAAGTGATCTAATAAAGATGATTACCATAGAAACTTTAACTATCTGCATCATTGGTAGTGCAGCAGGAACCATCGCAGGTACACTTTTAAGTCCTGTGTTTGGCAATTTTATGAGACAATTTATAACGATCTTTGTCCCGGCAGGGTCGATCGTTCAAACTGATGTACGTATGGCTTTGATGGCTTTTGTTACCTGTTCGTTTGTAGGTATGGTCTGCGCTATCTATCCAGCCCTTAAAGCTGCCCGCATTGTCCCGATGGAGGTACTTAGAAATGAGTAAAATTATTGAACTTAAAAACATTAGCAAAATATACAACCGTGGATCAGAAACTGTACATGCAGTAAAAGACATTACATTTACCCTAAATAAAGGCGATTATGTCTCTGTGATGGGGCCATCTGGATCGGGCAAAACTACATTGTTAAACATTATGGGATGTCTGGATAAACCTTCAAATGGCAGTATTTTTATAAATGATACAGAAACATCAGACCTGCAGGAAAGAGATTTGGTCAATATCAGAAAAGAAAATATTGGATTTGTTTTTCAGCAGTTTTTTCTGATTCCAACTCTCACAGTGAAGCAAAATGTGCAACTGCCTGTTCTTTTTGCGAAAAAGAAGATAGATGATAAAAAAGCACGGGAGCTTCTTGAACTGGTTGGTCTGGGAAAACGAATGGAGCACTTGCCCTCTCAACTTTCAGGTGGAGAGATGCAAAGAGTAGCCATTGCCAGAAGTTTAATCAATGATCCTCCTATACTTTTGGCCGATGAGCCTACAGGTAATCTCGATACTAAAAACGCCAACAATATCATGTCTCTCTTTGAAAGACTTAATTCAAAGGGATTAACTGTCATTATCGTAACACACAACCCCGAACTGGTTAAACATTGTACAAAGGTGGTGCATATTGAAGATGGACAGATTAAAAATTAAAGCACTGCCCTTGGTACTGTTAGTACTGTTCTCGTCTGCTGATGCAATCTGGAATATCTCAACAGAGGGTGATTTCAGATATCATGGTAGTAGCAATGAGCACTGGGTTGGTGTTGATGCCCTGACCCTCGTTGCCCGCAAAGTCGTTTCAGACAGTAAAGGTGACAGGTGGGATTTTGGGCTAAACAGCGAAATTAGTGATAATTTTTCTTCCCTTGAGATTCATGAATTATACGCTAACCTGAAAGGGCCTTTAGGGAGGTGGAATATAACAGCAGGAAGAATGAGGCTTCCCTGGGGACTTATCCCCGAATACAGTACCTATCGATACCTTTTTGACACCAACGAGGAACAAACGCTTGGTTTCGAAAGTGACAATGGTATAATGTTTTCGGGAATAAGAGGAAGGGTCGATTATGGTATTGCCCTTACCCAGGGCTACGGAATGAAACTCGCACGAGGTGTGGGACACGGTCTTATAACAGGAAGACTGGGTTTCACGCTGGGAGAATTTGATGATTACATTCTCGGGGTTTCATCGGCTGTGGGAAGAGCAAACCAGGGTCATGGACATAACTCCGATTCGACGACATCTGCACAGAAGATACTCTCGGCTGTTGACTTTACACTGTATTCGGGGAGAGCTACAAGCCGTTCAGAAATCACAGCAGGAAAACATGATGATGATTTTCTGATTGGACTGTTCTCTTCCCTGGACTTTGCTCTCCGCCCTGTGCTTTCCTTAAACCTGGCCGGCTCTTTTGTAAGAGTCGGTCACCAAAATGAAGATTATTTATACACTGGATTTTCCTGGAACACCAGACTCCTTACGGTAAGGGGTGGTTATACCTATTCTTATTATGGAGAAACGCAACATGAAGTTTCACTACAGCTTTATAAGCTTTTTAATTTTGTTATTTAGCTCAAATGCTCTTTTTGCTCAGGAAGAATTTGTTTGTGTATGGAGAAATCCAGAACGCACAATGACTCGCATTTTCCCCGATGCAAGAGATTACCGTACTGTGGATTACAGAATCAGCCGGGAGCAGAGAAGGGCTATTGAAGAGAGGCTGGGCTCTCAGCTGCTCAGAGGCCAGCAAACTCAGTATCAAAACTATGAAATGATAGGTAATGATGGAGTAGTGATTGGCCATACTATAGCAGCATCGCAAAGAGGAGAATTTGGAGCAATAGAGTTTGTCTTTGGCCTTGATACGAATCTGGTCATTAAGGGAATCTATATTCAAAGAACCCGTGAAAGAAACACCACATTCAGAGAACGAGAGTTTCTCGATCTGTTTGTGGGAAAGGGTATTGAAGATATAGAAACAATAGAAGACCTCTATGAAGGTGAAAGTTCATATGGAACAGATGCTGTTATCCTTGGAATCAGAAAGGAGCTTATGACGTTTGATGAAATGGTGCTTAGACAGGAGGGTGAATAATAAACCCTTATTTCTTTGGCTTACCATAATGTAATACCCTATACCACTTAATCTTTTAAAAGGAGTAATGCATGAAAACTTTCGTTTTGGCTATAGCACTGTTAGTTGCATTGGTGGGTTGTACTGATTCTGAAACAGATAACGTACAGCCGGTTCAAACAGGGGAAAGTTCATCAACCATGGATGAAATGGAACA
It encodes the following:
- a CDS encoding GntR family transcriptional regulator, which translates into the protein MKNSNPAITKASNYLNTMLQKGVWKPGDKLPSIRMLAKSAGVSPVPMWRAVNSLADDGTLEVIQGSGVRVKPYPEEPSAQIRKGWVGLRDRIHKDILCGFYPPDSLMPTLKEMRVHYGVSFRTLKKALDNLEGSGSITQEFRTYRVVSFSSQKATAKIVLLGWCHPQVEMQTRTPWGEEFLRTCENLCSGMRLNLCIYNYSLENGVLLYKDQEGNKSSILNTDDTVVGYLLWAQSPDELYREVISRLNHFKKPVAVLQEGSQLRVSDLLKHNRSMKIFSIATGTKAAQNVATFLVENGHKKIAYISPFHKSDWSKARYHGLQEIYSRLGSDGNVYPFTIDSYGLSHEFRDAIKHPDQILKEIMPTLTHNSFPERMISSIYKMGPTIHRKMEVEVVRAFMQPLLTKALQNEDCTAWVCASDYAAFIAMDFLDQNNKKIALIGFDDTFEAFRRGLTSYNFNIRGLVQAMLSYIINPSSESITKSSGAFEIEGMLVKRRTSFKV
- a CDS encoding DUF523 and DUF1722 domain-containing protein; its protein translation is MEEKRLPLIRLGISACLLGQKVRYDGNHKLDRYLRDTLGRFVQWIPVCPEVECGLGVPRERMFLLETKSGSRVRRKDGEDLTEQIAKWSNQKKEWLATQDLCGFIFKCKSPSCGLRDTKIYCKGAVVRRKSAGVFASSFSSSFPILPKEDEGRLHNSQIRESFVERVFIYARWLELTAKPLTMHAITEWHADHKLIFMAHSPVKARELGSLVANGGNRDITLLSKEYIGKVMDILDTQASVNKHVNVLYHIAGYFKKELSGEEKRELNELIVLYHRTLVPLIVPLTLLNHYIEKYNKSYLERQYYFNPYPAELKLRSCA
- a CDS encoding SagB/ThcOx family dehydrogenase, with product MKLGALTILVSIIMTGSLFAQDLEPIELNTPDTERGEAIMQALAQRRSVRQWSDRELSDQDISDLLWAANGVNRPEEGKRTAPTAFNVQDIDLYIFTEDGVYHYDAFANVLDPVLRGDIRSEAGIQGFVGTAPVTVLIVSDMSRYSRGNEAEHAQYAAMHAGIVSQNISLFCSGNGMGTVVIGMLDAEALHRRLNLKDSQVVLLSHPVGYID
- a CDS encoding ABC transporter permease, encoding MNFFSLAINNIKRSPVRAILTAMSVLVSAATLIIVLSLDKGYSSAVSNDLRENTGIHLFVTREGCPIEAASVIAQGGLSPVYVDETLVDKIRQVPNVEDVLPFKLFAITTDDGMRTDIFMGVTESILEIRPDWKIARGGWFEEENSVILGAEVALIEQLGIGDRMYSEHFDKEFVVSGILESNLTQDDGAFFLPLQSSLELVNRKGRLSAIAIKLNDISYMDQTRSELQAMVPEEYYIVGSKELSDGILQFFGSTRVIMFVMVLVAFIIAVFGIINTMLMSVLERKKEIAYLKCVGAGRSDLIKMITIETLTICIIGSAAGTIAGTLLSPVFGNFMRQFITIFVPAGSIVQTDVRMALMAFVTCSFVGMVCAIYPALKAARIVPMEVLRNE
- a CDS encoding ABC transporter ATP-binding protein, with the translated sequence MSKIIELKNISKIYNRGSETVHAVKDITFTLNKGDYVSVMGPSGSGKTTLLNIMGCLDKPSNGSIFINDTETSDLQERDLVNIRKENIGFVFQQFFLIPTLTVKQNVQLPVLFAKKKIDDKKARELLELVGLGKRMEHLPSQLSGGEMQRVAIARSLINDPPILLADEPTGNLDTKNANNIMSLFERLNSKGLTVIIVTHNPELVKHCTKVVHIEDGQIKN